A stretch of the Panthera uncia isolate 11264 chromosome D1, Puncia_PCG_1.0, whole genome shotgun sequence genome encodes the following:
- the TEX12 gene encoding testis-expressed protein 12 isoform X1: MRSYFPLPHQLTGHNFRMSIFEIAGQSHHMRALMRLTSNPCLQNMMASQVVKPDTRNCKRPRELEPQMPDSPHLSSLGKSDSSLSESSGLFYKDESLEKDLNDMSKEINLMLSAYAKILRQRAAVDASYIDEIDGLFKEANTIENFLVQKRELLRQRFTVIANTLHR; the protein is encoded by the exons ATGAGGTCATATTTTCCCCTTCCACATCAACTAACTGGGCATAACTTTAGAATGTCTATCTTTGAAATTGCAGGTCAAAGTCACCACATGAGAGCACTCATGAGACTAACTTCCAA CCCTTGCCTCCAGAATATGATGGCGAGTCAAGTTGTAAAACCTGATACTAGAAATTGCAAGAGACCAAGAGAGCTGGAG CCTCAAATGCCAGATAGTCCACATCTGTCCTCTCTTGGAAAATCAGATTCCTCTTTGTCTGAAAGCTCTGGACTATTTTATAAAGATGAATCCCTGGAGAAAGATTTGAATG ACATGAGCAAAGAAATTAATCTAATGTTGTCTGCATATGCAAAGATCTTAAGGCAA AGAGCAGCCGTAGATGCATCTTATATTGACGAGATAGATGGACTCTTCAAAGAAGCCAATACTATTGAAAACTTTCTAGTACAAAAAAGAGAGCTCCTGAGACAGAGGTTTACAGTGATTGCAAACACACTGCACAGATAA
- the TEX12 gene encoding testis-expressed protein 12 isoform X2: MMASQVVKPDTRNCKRPRELEPQMPDSPHLSSLGKSDSSLSESSGLFYKDESLEKDLNDMSKEINLMLSAYAKILRQRAAVDASYIDEIDGLFKEANTIENFLVQKRELLRQRFTVIANTLHR; the protein is encoded by the exons ATGATGGCGAGTCAAGTTGTAAAACCTGATACTAGAAATTGCAAGAGACCAAGAGAGCTGGAG CCTCAAATGCCAGATAGTCCACATCTGTCCTCTCTTGGAAAATCAGATTCCTCTTTGTCTGAAAGCTCTGGACTATTTTATAAAGATGAATCCCTGGAGAAAGATTTGAATG ACATGAGCAAAGAAATTAATCTAATGTTGTCTGCATATGCAAAGATCTTAAGGCAA AGAGCAGCCGTAGATGCATCTTATATTGACGAGATAGATGGACTCTTCAAAGAAGCCAATACTATTGAAAACTTTCTAGTACAAAAAAGAGAGCTCCTGAGACAGAGGTTTACAGTGATTGCAAACACACTGCACAGATAA